Genomic window (Carassius carassius chromosome 36, fCarCar2.1, whole genome shotgun sequence):
attttgtttaaagcgctatatcaataaaggttacttgacttgacttgacttgacttgatgtggtgcctgactagctgttcaaagcacttcatgaggataggagtaagtgcaactggacagtagtcattgaagcaggatggagacacTTGGttatgtaggcagtgacagtctctgagaaCTCTTGGAGGTCTGTGGGGTTTTGTATCTGAAAGTCTGCTAAAAAATATTCCAGTCAGTGTTGTCAAAACAGTCTTGAAAAGCCTCTGACGTCCCGTCTGGCCACACTTgtatctgtttgtgaactggtttggtgactttaacgagcggtctgtatgcaggcagtggcatgacagtgatgtggtctgaggcaccgAGGTGGGGAGGGAGAGGGCcctgtaagctcctctctgtgtggggTAAACAAAGTCCAAAGTGTTTTTACCTTGTGTTGGaaatttaatgtgtttatgtctGCGTGACTGAAATCCTCTGctaaaatgatttataaaatgtTGCAGATTTATATAGCTGATTATCACATACATTTGCACCACTAAGAACATCATACTATACTTAAAACTAAATacttaataaaactaaataaaatattgaagagcttattattatataaacagaaaatttgtgtttgtttagGTGGATATTTTCATTAGGCCAGTACTGTAGTAGTCCTTAAATCAATAATACATTGATATATCAAAACAATACTTTTTGCTTGTATAAAACCAATTTAATTTCATCAGCCTATGCTTTTAGACCATCatgttgatttaatattttttaaaccctGTTCCTCTTTGCTTTGCTTATGTTAGACAACTTTTTTTCGTTAATTATTTTGCTATTATCCGTTATTTGCAAACTATCATTGTAGTTCttgctttttatattaaaaccatTCCTTTATAATTAACTTCGTTAATTATGTACACTGtaaagaatttaaaataaaatacaataaaataatagagATGGGCAACATTGTGCTGTATTGATATAAAGAAAGTTTCTGCATCAACCtttactgtatttgttttttattttatttttattttttgcacttcATTGCACTGTGCTTTAGGGTTTTTTAAAATGCCTATAAAATGTATGGATAATATCCTGGTAGAAAATCAACAATACATTTTCCATGGaaattttttattacatatttttttacagtgtaagcaGTGTAAGTCTAGAAACTTCTGTTAAACTGTCGTTGTCTCATAAAGACCCTCCCATTTGAAACGCTATAAAATGAGCGCTGAAACAGACACAATATTTCATTCTCCTCCTGATCAAAGATGGATCTGCAAATCTCAGTTTTTCTTCTGTTCAGTCTTTTCACTGCAGGTAAAATGACAATTAGTGTTTGCAATGTTACTGTGTACAaatagatctctctctctctctcactgtctctgtTTTATTACTAAGGGCACTCTCTAAGATGTTATGAGTGTACGAGTCTGACGGGATCCTGTACAAATCAAAATGCGACAACATGTCCCAGTGGATCTACCAAGTGCATGACCTTGACAAGTGTGGCAGAAGTTGGTAAGTCCAATATGGTTCAAGTTTAAATGGCTATGAAATTAATCCGAAATCACATAACTGCAAATGTTGAAATGTTTCATTATTCTATCATACagagatttatgtatttttttgaaGGTCCCATTAAGATGACCAGTACATCTAAAATGTGTACATCTTCATGTGAACCTGGGACCCAACAGATCGCGATTGGGTCAGTAACTACCCAGTGCTGTGACACTGACCTCTGCAATGCTGCAGGTATTCTTCTTTACATGGTCACACttaaaatgagtaaataaaacaaacaataggcCTAATAAGACAAAACACAAGTGATTGTTTAAATGAACTAAATATCGTATTTCAAAAGCATCCTGAATAGTGTGCAAAGCTTGAGAGGCAGGTGCTTTCAGAGACTTTTTATTCTGAAGAAGTTTCTCAACAATGAATAAGCTATTTTTAATTACTATAGTTGTATGATTGATTGACAGTGATTTTTGTTATTGTCCTGATTAGATGGCATGTACAAGGCAAGCTTCCTCCTGCTGTTGTCTCCTCTGCTCTTCTACTTCCTGGTTCAGTGAATACACTTCAGATTCTACAGCTGCAGCAGAAACTGAATGACGCACACGTTTCTATTCATACTTTACTGAATGAAGTGTGCATGATGTTCTGCTGTTCTTTGGTGTCATGATTTGGGGAAAAGAGAATCAGTATTTTACTAAACATGTTAATATATAAAGATTTCCAATATCTGCAGTAATTTTGTAGCATGCTCAGTCAAGACTATATATTTCCTCTTCCCCttacttttcatatatatacaaatatgcatttgcttataaaaataaaatgaataacagaATGCAATACAGAATTAAACAAACAGAGTGCTAAACTTCTGCAATAAAAGATTTACATATATTAAACGTCTTTCTCTGCATTCTCCTTTATTTATGTTCATTACTTTTGGTCTAGCTGGGTTTAAAGGTGCAGTACATGATTTCTGAGAAACCATGATGATATTTGACACCGACACCAAAATAAAGACACACCAAACTCTCCGATTTGTCCTGTTACTATAACAGATATTTCAACATCATATCTTGGTTATTGGTTCAATGTATTGAGCAGAAATAAAAGAACCTTGGTCTCTGTTTTTAGGCCTTCCTGCTCTCGAACAAACAAATTAAGTATTTAACTTATCTTAATGCTGAAGTATGCCattgttgtaaatgtgcgagACAAATcactatactgtactgtatatgtaataATAACTAATGTTCAACAAATGGTAAAGCTATTtgtgctacaaaccagtgtggttatgattatgataataaattatttaaaatgcacagtTGAAAAAGTTTTTATGAAAAAGTTTACTTCATCTGTCTGCTATTAATAACCATATCATTACATTTGCTTTAAGTACACTGATGTTTCAAGctaattttgtcttttatttgtgaTAATCAGCTACAAAAATCTGCTACATATACTGTTTTAACAAAAGGTTTGATTGAGGTATaacaacattataaataaataccttaatatttaatatttaaattattattattataaataaaaaaataaataaaaagaaaatcgatTCACTGATTGCTTTGGTGGTTATTTCCATTAAGCTTGAGCTGAAATTTGcttaaaacaaaacattgataTCTCAAAAGTGCTCAtatttttgcatgtttaaaacaaaacaactaatTTAATAGTTGGAGCCCAAACAACACTGAACCCCAATGGGTTttaattttatggacaaaaacacacacaagcacagatACATTTTATTAGTGGAACTCTAAAGAAAGAATGTAAACAGGCTTGGAATTACAtgaataaatgattacagaattgtcACTTTTGGGTGACCTTTTGAAATGGTTTCAGCAGATTGTAATTCCTTATCAAACATCCCATCGAGACCTGTGTTAAACTTCAACATAAAGACCCGTAAGAGAATGGAGCAAGccagtgttagaggcctttttgaaacaaatagatagaaaacaaaaagattagaattgggttttttttttaagaaacatgcaGTACATTAATAGAGTGCAAGTTTTAAAAAAGAACAGAATTAGAATACATAATGCTAGTGTTGTTAGAGGGTGAAATAAAgatatttaatttgtttctgtTAGATTGTTCATGCTAACAATACGatttatatctaaaaaaaacagtttgaaatgagaaaaatttgaaatgttgacaTATCAATTTATCGTCAAAATGATGTGCaggttgttgcttttttttttttttttttttcagaagcatTCCTATTTTTAGGTGGCATCAGTGCTAATGTGAAGCTTAAAcaatgtgtctgtctgtgtaaaTGGGTCCATTGATGTCGGCAAGGATGAAAGACCTGTAACTATTGTGATGGATACAGCTGCTCAAACAAACTGCATTGTTCAGGGATACCCAACCCACTGCCTTACAGCAACAGGTGAGAAACTGCTAAAGGAAGAAGAAAGTTGTTATTGtgggttttgttttagtttttttgtaaaaacttgAGGATACATGAAAGAGATTTtacttttcacatttttatttaaacttgcaTTTGACCGTCAAGTGAAAAGgattatattgtaaaaatgtacaattaaatatCCTTCGTATTTGACCCGAGCAAAGCCATTTCAGCTACTTCAAGCAGCTAAAAAGCAAATGTGATTTTTAGGTAATTAGTAATATGAAGGTTGGGAATGCTGAACGTGACTTTTTGTTTAAAGAGAAAGTTTACCCAAAAACTGAATGATCACTGAATCATAATTTATGTGTGAACTACCACTTTAAGAAGCCGTAttgcaaaaaaatctatttccttTTTAACCAGTTGTCTTAAGTAAAACTAAATATTCCTAATAAAAAGGTTTCATTTCTTTGTTAAACTTTCATTTTCTCCTAAAGACCAATCCCTTCTGataatctataaaataaacaatgcaaCAGAAACATTATTTCATTCACCTCAAAAGATCAAGGCATTCCACGGTTTTTCCTCTGTTCATTCTTTTCACAGCATGTACAAAGACAAATACTGTTTGAATTGTTGTCTTTTATTACTATATGGGAGAAGTATATATGGGAAGACATTGCTGCTACAGTTTAACAGTGGCAACATTGGTATGTGCAGTATGGTGGATTGAAATGTACTGTATTTGAAAACAACATTTAGCATCATTAGGTGGAAACATAATTTGTACATCTACTGTAGATCTTTGCACTTGCTGACATACTACACACAGCTGAATTATTTTAAGTTTCATTACTGTTGTATCAATTTGTTGTCCTTCTACTAATACTACTGCTGGTGCATACAGTCTTCCATGCATCATGATTTTCAGGTCTGGGTTTGTGTGCAGGTACATCAAGCTCTTCAAGACCAGATTCAAAAAGATCTTTTTCAAATGTCAGTAGAAACTGACTGTATGACACAACATGAAGATTTTTGTTTACTTAGAACAGAAAGTATGAAAACAGGATGAGAGGGAATCACATGACAAAACAGGACACATAACTATGcaaacttcataaaaaaaataaataaataaaaagatttgaaaacatgaacaaatcatAAGTGTCATTGAGAAAACTTGAAAcataaaaatgtctaaaattatatattattgaaCAAGAAACAGGATACCTATGATTAGGACATCCAAGCAAATGATTGTCCTAATCATAACATTGAAAAGAATCATTTTGAGAAACTGTCCAAGAGGAATGAGAAAGTAACTCTATTCTAAGTGTATTCTTAGTGTATCCTGCCATTTTGTACACCCAATTCTTCACATTTCAAAGTAgatatcattataaatgtataataatataagtaATCAATTCTGTCCTATTGCTAATGTCATTATTATTAACAGAATGACAAGTAGACCTACTGTATATTGTACAACTACACTTTCTTTATTCCTCATTTCTGTTTCGTAAGATATCTGGGTGTTTTAATTAGTTTCTGTTAAGCTGTCATTCTCTCATGAAGGCCCATCCCTTTTTCTATTATATAAAATCAGCACTGAAATACGATTTCATTCATTTCCTGATCAAAGACGGATCTGCAAATCTCAGTTTTCCttctgttcattttttttcacCTCAGGTACAAAGACAAATTGCTTGAATTTTAACTGAATACAAATATAGAGATGACTGGATTTCTGCCTCTCTCTTTTATTACTAAAGGACACTCTTGATGCGGTCATGAGTGCCCAAATACAATAGGTTCTAGTGCAGAACCACTGGTAACAACACGATATGGATCTGGAAAAGTATGTACTGTTATATTGGAGTAATGGTGATGCTGCAAAAGTGTAAATGTATGACTGAAAGCATACAATATTGGTACAGATTTCTTCAGATTAATTCATTTTCACACAGAATTTAGTGTAAATGATCTCAtcttaatataaaatatgtttcaaattagaaAAATGCTACATTTGAGGCCTTAGTTTTTAGACGGTTTTAGACTTGTGTGCATATTTTGTCATTTCTCTCATGCTATACAACTGTGAAAAATACAAACTTTATATTTTGTAGGGCTGTCCTCAACTAAAGATTTTTTTAGTGTcatgtttatattaataaaccatataattaataatattgagctTTAATGTAATGACTcgtatggaggacaggaggcaaatgcaagtaaacagagtttattaaagagaggtgtgatggatgaaggttggagagtgacgcagggaccttgatggcagcacagactggtgagtaggtggtttgagtgcgctggtagagatgatggtggtggtagatccgtgagaggtgaagataatccgtAAGTTAAAGATACAATCCAGAGACGgccgaacaggagacaaagcaagggcAGGAACACGAGAGACTGAACGGACatcaacacggaggacctcaaaacaacgatctgacaaacaagagacgaaagacagggcattaagtaggctgttggaatgagctgcaCACCCACTCTTGGAATGAGtgggcaacacccacatgaaaccgggaccggggtaggcggattaatgggagaatgaaataagggctttattttagacacatgaaaggcgggatgaattctcctgtacgcaggagggagtttaaggcggactgccaccgggctaatgatcttggtgacagtaaacgggccaataaattagATACGGAGCggagaaagccacactttttgacacacaacgtatacgggaggcctagaccggtggcgatcggctttggccttagtgcgcacccccacttggagtagagtctcgcgggctctagtccaagtgtggtgacacctctggacgaaggcgtgaacggaggggaccgcgacttcggattccagactgggaaaccTACAATgcactggtggctggtaacctacaatgcactcaaacggagataggcccgtagctgatactggtaaggtattgtgggcgtactccaccatagaccaattgttggctccaggaggaaggattcttggagaccaaacatcgcaacaccctttccaaatcttggttggctctctcggtttgaccattgctctggggatgaaaccctgaggacagacttacagtcgctcccagcaatctacagaattctcgccaaaatttggacacaaattggggtcccctgttggaaaccacgtctatcgggaggccatgtaaacgaaagacgtgatctacgacggtcaacgcggtctccttggctgagggtaatttgggcaagggaataaagtgggccgcctgcgagaaccggtccaccacggttaaaactaccgtgttgcccgtTCGGAATGTTGTTGTTGAATGTTGttgggcgttcggaatggtcaaaaatacgtgacaaagaatcaggtttaatatttttggaacccgggtggtacgagatggtaaagtcaaaacgtccgaaaaaaagtgcccaccgagcctgcctggagttcaaccttttggcagtgcTAATGCATTCTAGATTCTTGTGgtctgtccatacaataaaaggaacccccgatccttctaaccagtgtcgccattcctcttatggaatgccatcttaactgccaacaattctcggttaccaatatcgtaattttgttcggcaggagataaacgatattaaaaatacgcgcaagggtggaccttgttgtctaagggagaacgttgtgATAACACcactcctacccccacctccgacgcatcgacctccaccacaaattGACGTGTTGGGTCAGGGGTGATCAATATAGGGGCTGAAacgaagcagctcttcagtttggcaaacacagcctcagctgtgtctgaccacctgaacgcagtcttggcggaggtcaaggcgttcagaggtgcggctagttggctgaagttgcgaataaaatgccggtagaagttggcgaaccccagaaacttctgtagggccttacggtaATCTGGACTTGGTCACTCTACTACAGCCTTAACtctctcgggatccatgcgtattccctcagtcgacaccatataccccagaaatggaattgactgtgcatgaaactcgcatttctccgccttgacaaaaagcccattctctagcaacctctgaagcactcgtcggacgtgctgcacatgttcctggagagaagaagagaaaattaatatgtcgtccaggtagacatatcgAGGGCTTGGAACCAGAGGGGCGTAAGTGGCATTTGACAAACTTTACAGGAGAGCCAAAACAAAATTTTGACCACACTTCaatcaactgtatttattaacctTCAACCACAACATTGCAACCACTTACATACTTATACGAGTAAGTTCTTAAGAGAACATATTATGGCATATTAACACAATGAACATATTATAAAACCTTGCAAAATCTTGAAAATATGGCAAGAACATCAAATACGCCTTTTTGGCACCAAACATTTCCAattattctaaagaaaaataGGGCGTATCTGCTGATTAATGCAGAAATGATTGGTAAAAACATTGGTTAAAAACACTCTAACTTcattacttttcattttatttaaaatactgtatacaTAGTCATTTAATTTCATCATTTCAAACTGTTTAACATTTCATTTCTAACCGTTTAATTTCAGTTCTCATTTATGAGTTCACATTCAAGTCAAacagtttaacatttaatttcaaacagttaaatttaaaattttattcatGAGTTCACATTAATGCATTTCATTTCAAacagtttaacatttaattacaaaCAGTTTAATTTCTCTTGTTTATTACACATTTCACTTTTTAGTTCACTTTAGTTGAACTAAAAAGTTCACTCACTGCCCACTGTCAGAGTGTTATAGAACTCTACATAACAGTGGGGAATACTCCCATTGGTGCACAGGGTGAGTAGGTCTTTTTTCTTTAAGGCACTGATCCCTGGAGGACTTTCATACAATGAGCTGGGGTGTGTGGTTCTGGTGCCTCTGGTGCCGCTTGTTGGCTGTTGTGCCACCGTCAGTTTTCGGAAGTTTGGGGCGGTGAAATCATAATTTGAAGATTGTGTTTGGTTCATCTTTCGTGTAGCGGAACCATTTAATCTTCTGCCAATGAACTGATTGTCCCTCCTcatcttttgttctgtttttgagTATGTGGTTGGAGAGGGACTTGAAGTCCAGAAAGTCCTTGTGTTCAAGTTCATGTATACTGTATGGGTCGTTCCTTCTTGCCATTCTCACAAGTGTGTAGTAGCCATCAGGGGAGTAAATAGAAACTTTTCTTCTTGCAGTTTCCACTGCAGCATGCACACTATCACACTCCATCTGGCTGTGACCAGACTCCATGTATTTATGGTCAATAGTGGAGAGGGTCGGTGAGCTGACAGCACGCAGGCACATGGTGCTAAAGCATTCCTGTTCTGTCCACCACAAGTATCTGAATAAAGAACTGCATGTTTTACATGTGGACTAAGTTCTTTAGTCCACCATATCCGTGtgatcgagacagaagcccaccagggcgacgcagaagaccaccacatccatgcggtcgagacagaagccccccagggcggcgcagaagaccatcaCATTGGGATTGATGAcataggagagcaagtctggttaggcaagtctgaaacagagaacatgaacaagttaagggtggcctccgtggccaagacaggatcagtcgagcgctcaaagagttcggctgagacgtgacgaggctctggaagcaG
Coding sequences:
- the LOC132116645 gene encoding lymphocyte antigen 6D-like, encoding MDLQISVFLLFSLFTAGHSLRCYECTSLTGSCTNQNATTCPSGSTKCMTLTSVAEVGPIKMTSTSKMCTSSCEPGTQQIAIGSVTTQCCDTDLCNAADGMYKASFLLLLSPLLFYFLVQ